One stretch of Streptomyces zhihengii DNA includes these proteins:
- a CDS encoding integration host factor, whose translation MALPPLTPEQRAAALEKAAAARRERAEVKNRLKHSGASLHEVIKQGQENDVIGKMKVSALLESLPGVGKVRAKQIMERLGISESRRVRGLGSNQIASLEREFGGGAA comes from the coding sequence GTGGCTCTTCCGCCCCTTACCCCTGAACAGCGCGCAGCCGCGCTCGAAAAGGCCGCCGCGGCTCGCCGGGAGCGGGCCGAGGTCAAGAATCGACTCAAGCACTCCGGCGCCTCCCTCCACGAGGTCATCAAGCAGGGCCAGGAGAACGACGTCATCGGGAAGATGAAGGTCTCGGCCCTCCTCGAGTCCCTGCCGGGCGTGGGCAAGGTCCGCGCCAAGCAGATCATGGAGAGGCTCGGCATCTCCGAGAGCCGCCGCGTGCGCGGTCTCGGCTCGAACCAGATCGCTTCCCTGGAGCGAGAGTTCGGCGGCGGCGCCGCCTGA
- the rpoZ gene encoding DNA-directed RNA polymerase subunit omega: protein MSSSITAPEGIINPPIDELLEATDSKYSLVIYAAKRARQINAYYSQLGEGLLEYVGPLVDTHVHEKPLSIALREINAGLLTSEAIEGPAQ, encoded by the coding sequence GTGTCCTCTTCCATCACCGCGCCCGAGGGCATCATCAACCCGCCGATCGACGAGCTGCTCGAGGCCACTGACTCGAAGTACAGCCTCGTGATCTACGCGGCCAAGCGCGCGCGTCAGATCAACGCGTACTACTCGCAGCTCGGTGAGGGCCTGCTGGAGTACGTCGGCCCCCTGGTGGACACCCACGTCCACGAGAAGCCGCTCTCGATCGCCCTGCGTGAGATCAACGCGGGACTGCTGACCTCCGAGGCCATCGAGGGCCCGGCCCAGTAG
- the gmk gene encoding guanylate kinase translates to MAAEVRPRLTVLSGPSGVGKSTVVAHMRKVHPDVWLSVSATTRKPRPGEEHGVQYFFVGDDEFDKLVANGELLEWAEFAGNRYGTPRRAVLDRLEAGEPVLLEIDLQGARQVKESMPDSQLVFLAPPSWEELVRRLTGRGTESPEVIERRLAAARVELAAEAEFDTTLVNTSVEGVARELLALMAVV, encoded by the coding sequence ATGGCAGCAGAGGTTCGTCCGCGGCTGACCGTGCTCTCCGGCCCCTCGGGGGTCGGCAAGAGCACGGTCGTCGCGCATATGCGCAAGGTCCACCCCGACGTGTGGCTCTCGGTGTCGGCCACGACCCGCAAGCCGCGCCCCGGCGAGGAGCACGGCGTCCAGTACTTCTTCGTCGGCGACGACGAGTTCGACAAGCTGGTCGCCAACGGCGAGTTGCTGGAGTGGGCCGAGTTCGCGGGCAACCGCTACGGCACGCCACGCCGTGCGGTCCTCGACCGCCTGGAGGCGGGCGAGCCGGTGCTGCTGGAGATCGACCTCCAGGGCGCCCGGCAGGTCAAGGAGTCCATGCCGGACTCGCAGCTCGTCTTCCTCGCCCCGCCGAGCTGGGAGGAGCTCGTCCGCCGGCTCACCGGCCGCGGCACCGAGTCCCCCGAGGTGATCGAGCGGCGCCTGGCGGCGGCCAGGGTCGAACTCGCCGCCGAGGCGGAGTTCGACACCACCCTCGTCAACACCTCCGTCGAAGGCGTGGCCCGTGAGCTGCTAGCCTTGATGGCAGTTGTTTGA
- the coaBC gene encoding bifunctional phosphopantothenoylcysteine decarboxylase/phosphopantothenate--cysteine ligase CoaBC, protein MDTYRIRVRGDAVDKPKVVLGVSGGIAAYKACELLRRLTESGHDVRVVPTASALHFVGAATWSALSGNPVSTEVWNDVHEVPHVRIGQHADLVVVAPATADMLAKAAHGLADDLLTNTLLTARCPVVFAPAMHTEMWEHPATQENVATLRRRGAVVIEPAVGRLTGVDTGKGRLPDPGEIFEVCRRVLARGTAAPDLGGLHVVVSAGGTREPLDPVRFLGNRSSGKQGYALARTAAARGARVTLIEANTGLPDPAGVDVVHVGTAVQLREAVLKAGADADAVVMAAAVADFRPSEYATGKIKKKDGVEAPAVTLVRNPDILAEISADRARPGQVVVGFAAETDDVLANGRDKLRRKGCDLLVVNEVGERRTFGSEENEAVVLAADGAETPVPHGPKEALADIVWDLVEARVDRAGR, encoded by the coding sequence ATGGACACGTACCGGATCCGAGTGCGGGGAGACGCAGTGGACAAGCCGAAGGTGGTACTGGGGGTCAGCGGGGGCATCGCCGCCTACAAGGCGTGCGAGCTGCTGCGCAGGCTCACCGAGTCGGGGCACGACGTGCGGGTGGTCCCCACCGCGTCCGCGCTGCACTTCGTCGGCGCGGCCACCTGGTCGGCGCTGTCGGGCAACCCGGTCTCCACCGAGGTCTGGAACGACGTCCACGAGGTCCCCCACGTGCGCATCGGCCAGCACGCCGACCTCGTCGTCGTGGCGCCCGCCACCGCGGACATGCTCGCCAAGGCGGCGCACGGCCTCGCCGACGACCTGCTGACCAACACCCTGCTCACCGCCCGCTGCCCGGTCGTCTTCGCCCCCGCCATGCACACCGAGATGTGGGAGCACCCGGCCACCCAGGAGAACGTCGCCACCCTGCGCCGGCGCGGCGCCGTGGTGATCGAACCCGCCGTGGGCCGGCTCACCGGCGTCGACACCGGCAAGGGCCGGCTGCCCGACCCCGGCGAGATCTTCGAGGTCTGCCGCCGGGTCCTCGCCCGCGGCACGGCCGCCCCCGACCTCGGCGGCCTCCATGTGGTGGTCAGCGCCGGCGGCACCCGCGAGCCGCTGGACCCGGTGCGCTTCCTCGGCAACCGCTCCTCGGGCAAGCAGGGCTACGCCCTGGCCCGTACGGCGGCCGCGCGCGGCGCCCGGGTCACCCTGATCGAGGCCAACACCGGCCTGCCGGACCCGGCGGGGGTCGACGTCGTGCACGTCGGGACCGCCGTGCAGCTCCGCGAGGCCGTGCTGAAGGCGGGGGCCGACGCCGACGCCGTGGTCATGGCCGCGGCCGTGGCCGATTTCCGGCCGAGTGAGTACGCCACCGGCAAGATCAAGAAGAAGGACGGCGTGGAGGCCCCCGCCGTCACCCTGGTCCGCAACCCGGACATCCTCGCCGAGATCTCCGCCGACCGCGCCCGCCCCGGCCAGGTGGTGGTCGGCTTCGCCGCCGAGACCGACGACGTCCTCGCCAACGGGCGGGACAAGCTGCGCCGCAAGGGCTGCGATCTGCTGGTCGTGAACGAGGTGGGGGAGCGCAGGACCTTCGGTTCCGAGGAGAACGAGGCCGTCGTCCTCGCCGCCGACGGCGCCGAGACACCGGTGCCGCACGGTCCGAAGGAAGCCCTCGCCGACATCGTCTGGGACCTCGTCGAGGCCCGGGTGGACCGGGCCGGCCGCTGA